From the genome of Pelosinus fermentans DSM 17108:
GAGGCATACTATGTTGATTTATGCTCACCGTGGTGCCCGGAGTTATGCCCCTGAAAACACTATGTCGGCCTTTCGCCAGGCTATCATCTGTAAAGCAGACGGCATTGAACTGGATGTGCAGGCAACGAAAGACCATCAATTGGTCATTTGTCACGACCATACTATTGATCGTACCAGCAATGGTTCCGGCTGGATTAAAGACTTAACGCTAGCGCAGCTCAAGTCATTCGACTTTGGCTCTTGGTTTGCTCCTTCCTTTGCCAACGAAGCCATCCTTACTTTTCAAGAATTTTTCGCTTGGTATGTTACTACCCCTCTGCTGTTAAATATTGAAATCAAAAATGGTCCCGTTATTTACAAAGGTATAGAAGAACAACTTATCAACATTATGAAAGCCAATAAGAATACTCCTCAGGATTTTGATCTTTACAATCGCATTATCATCTCTTCTTTTTATCATCCATCTTTAGTAAAAATAAACAAGTAGATCAACAATTTAAAACTGGAGTCTTATTTGCTGACCGTCCCGTTGATGTTCTCAGCCTAATTCAACAAACAAACGCCGATTATCTGCATCCACATTGGCACTACCTCGAAGAGAATTGGATCGAAGCAGCCCATGAAGCAGGTATCGGCGTTAACAGTTATACAATTAATACCCAAGAAGAATTTGATTTTAGCTGTGCCAACCATATTGATGGACTTTTTAGTGACTTTCCCGATCGCTGGTCATAAACCCCGCTCTAAGGTAAGCAGGCACTGACCTGTTTCTTTAGCAAAAATGTGAAGAATGCCTCTTGCCGGTGTCACAAATACTGTTTGACCAAGTTGCGGCAGTATTTTAGGCACCGGAATTTTTATAGCTGCTTTATCCTGCCCTACCAGCAAGTGGACAATTGCCTCAGAACCAATATTTTCGATTAATGCTACGATACCTGCGATCGCACTTTCATTCTTCTCGGCAAGCAGCGATAAATTTTCTGGACGCAAACCAAGATATACTTCTTCTTCAGTTAGACATTGACCTACTAACTTAAATTTCAAAATCATGACCTTTAAAAATCTGTCTCCTCTCTTTTGTAATGATAACGCCGCTTAAAACTGCATCGGTGGTGCACTGATAAGAGTCAACGAACCGTCCCCCGACTCTGAACGCCCATGCTGGGCGCACAACAAAAAGCACACACAACATTCATTCGTTGTGTGTGCTTTTCTTGATATATCCTCAGCAATTACTGCGCTTTCACATCTACTTCAAACATGCGATTCCAAGGGAAGGATACTTCTATTTTTTCCAACGGGAACTCACTTAAATTTTGCTGAGCAAAATTCTGCATGCGTTTGGCAGCATCTTGGGTAAGGGTGGGGCGCATTTCATTTAATTGTACATTGTTGATTCCTTGAGGGATTAATACTTCATTCATCAGATCGCTGCGCACATTGGCTTGATACGCCCAGTCATCTAAAAGACGAACGGCAATGAGATTATTTTTGTCGCCAGCTGCCATTCGCTGAGCAAAAGCAGCTTGTCCAATGGTATAACCAATAGTGTTGCTGGCTGTATTCCAGCCAGAATAAGATTCTAGCTGAGACGCCAATTTACTATCAGTCATTTCCTTCATAAAGGCATTATCAGAACCATTGGCAAAAGAGATATCTGCCACCGCTACTTTTCGGCCAGCTTCTAAATAGCTTTCAATCTGTTTTACAAACGCAAGGGTTCCCTTGCTGGCTTTTGTTTTATTTGATTCCATGCCTGCTTCTCTGGTCCAGCCATCTACTGGTGTATTGACTGCCAAAATCATATCAGCTACTTTATCCGATAACAAAGGTACAAAACCAGCAGCAAACAAATGATCTCTTACATTTTTGCCAACAGGAGTATCTTCATAAGAAGGAATGGTCTTATTACCAACACCTTGGGTATAGATCACAGAGACGGAAGGTATGGTAAAGGTCAGATCATTGACAGCTCTTGTCAACATGAGCATTCCTAACTGATCTGCACCGGGAAAAGAAGAGTATTTACTGGCAGATAAATCGGCTGTTTCTTTCCCTAGCCATCTGGACTCCTGATGAGATCTTGACAGCGGGGAGCAATCATCACGACCGATCAGCAAGTAATTAAAGATATTTTGTTTTGCTGCAGAAACAAGCTGTAAATTTGCTTTAAAGTTCTTTTCCCGCCTGTTTACCCAATCTTCCATAATATCTTTCGGAACTTGCGCATTTAATGTCTCTAATTCTTTCTTTTCTTTTTTACTTAACTTCTCCATTTCACTTTTATCTTGGAGAGCGTGAATGCGGAAAATCGCTGGTCCATAGGTCTCGTAATATGCTGGTTCTACCCCGCCGCTGGAAGCATGGGGACTGCGCATAATCGTACTAAATACATATAAGCGTACAGAAGGATTCAGTTCCTTTAGTTTTTGAAAATTTGCCACTCTTTCCAGCAGCACTTCCTCACTGATTTCATGAGTTCTAGAAGCAACCAGTCCACCATAGATCAGTGCATCGGCCGATACTACGACTCCGTCTGCTTCTTTCGCATGAGCAAAAACCCATTCCCATAGTTGGTCAGGATTTGCACTTCTCGTTCTGGCTGCAAGAGAGTCTTCCGGTGGAACTAGAATATCAAATCCACCCTTTTTTACGGTATCGACTACGTATTCATAACTTACAGGGCGATTGTCAAAGGGGACATACATGAGGGTCTGAGCATATCCCGGTACATGGATAAAGAATAGCAGGAGAAAAATTGCTGTTACAATACCTTTTTTATTATTCATGTTCATCCATCCTTTCTTTTGCAAAAATAGCTGCTAATGATTGTTCTTTCGCTGGAGCAGTTAAATAGTTGTACCTCATGACCTCGATGTTCATATCAGCAATATCTGCTGGCGCATCCACAAAGGAAATATTGTTTTGAGCAAACCGCACATAGTTCGAAGTAAACTCGCCAAAACACACATTGATCGGATTATGATATGCAGCAATCTCTTTTAATTCCTGTCTTAGCGCCTGGGTACAGTAATAATTGCCAAGAATATAGGGATAAGAAATTAAAGCCAGATTGATCACAGCCGCTCCTGCTAGAATCCCTCCGAGATAACGAATTGCTTTTTTCTGATTGGACCAAGCAATGAGTGCAAGGCAAATACAGGCGAACCAGATTTGCGGCACATATCGTGCCCACCAAGATTCCGGATTGATGAGTGCTGATATCATAATACTCACGACCAAACCTACCCCATAAACTGTATCCTTCTTGGGAGACCAGAATAATAATAGCAAGATAAGACTACTAATCACCAGCATACCGCTAAACCAAGGACCAAATCCTCCAATTCGAATATCCGCGCCATAAATGAAAGGTCTAAGCTCTTGTGGAGTAACACGAAAAGGAGGCTTTACCACGGGTTCTTCCATATCAAACTGATTCGTAGCCATAGAGAAATTAGCAACATATAGTTTCTTTATTCCACTCATTTGTAAAAAACCCTTTGGGGAATTACTGGTCATAATATCCATCGACTTTGATCCTGCACCATATAAGGGATAAAAAGGATGTCCATAAAATAGGCTATTGGTTATGTATGGATTATAGCCCAGAACACAAATCCCCACAATGAAAGCGATAATTGCTGTTTTCCCAAGGTCCCAACAGCTTTCTCGTCTTTTTAGCAGCCATAGCCACCCACCTAGTAACCCCATACAGGCAATGGCATATACGATACCGGTAAATTTTACATTTACCAGCAAAGCAATGCTCATGATAAAACCAGCCAAAACAAATATATCATACTTCCTGATCATTTGGTAAGACAGAGCCAGTAAGCATAATAATAAAGATGCCAATTGTCCATCGATGTAAAAACTTAGGGATTGATAAATGCTTACCGGATTAAAAGCCAATAGCAAGCTAAAAAATATAGCTTGGTTGACACTATATCTCTGGCTATTTTGTAACGCAGAAAACGTTAATAGAAAAGACGCTGCGATTAATAGAAAATTGAAGGCTTTGCTCTGTTCGATTTGCCCTGTTACCGTATATAAGACCGCTTCATAGATCCATGGCCCTTTTGCATAGTGATTGAGTAACATGGCGGACTGGGACTGCTCTTTTGTCAAATACTGCTGAAAGGGATTCCAATGATTGACCAGCTGTAAGACGGCTTCTTGATGATACACCTGCCCATCATAGGATATATCATAAAACATACCACTTATCAGGATAAATAAGTACATTAGCAATACAGATAGACTCCCTATACTAAGGAACCATTTCCATTGGTTTTCTTTTTTATAAAACTTCCCAGCACTAAAAATAAAGAGAAAACTGCCAGCAGCTGACAGCCATAAGTGAATCGGTAATAAAGATACGCCCATTCCAAATCCAATAGCCGACAGCGCTAAAATAAAGAACATAAAGGACAATAAAGTTAGCCCTGCTATAAAAGGAAAGCTTCCTAACATATATTTCCTCCCAACTGAATTGTCACACACGATGAAAAAGAAATGCCAATACAAATCCTACGACAAGGCCTCCCAATACTTCAATGAAAGTATGCCCCTGCCGCTCCCTTAATGGTTTTGCATTTTGATGAGGTACGATATGTTGATTGATCATCACAGCCTGTTTTCCTAATGCCCGCCGGATCCCCATTGCATCAAACATAGTAATCATAAGCACTGCTACCCCCAAACTAAATATTGGCTGATTAATTCCTTCTGATAAACCAATAAAAAAAACGGTACTGCTAATGACAGTCGTATGGGTACTTGGAAATCCCCCATTACCAATTAAAGTAACGGCCTCTTTGCGAAAATGAATATAATTTATGATAAATTTAACTGTACCTGCTGCAAACCAAGCAATAACAGGTATTACGGCATATTTATAATCCAATGTAACATCCTCCTAGGATCTGGCTACTAAGGTAATACCTGCTATAATAAAGAGCATTCCACCCATCCTTAGCCAGTTTATGGGTTCATGAAAAATAAAATAGGAGGCAATAAACACTAGAATATAGCCTAAACTTACCATAGGATAGGCATAGCTAAGTTCTACTTTTTTCAAAGCCATAATCCATAGTATTGTGCTAATACAATACAAAAATAGTCCCAGCACAATCGGCCATTTTATTTTTTCTATTATTGTAACACCAGGATTTTGAACCATTTGCATGGCACCTAATTTAAAGGCAATTTGACCTACTGCACCAATGGTTACGGAGATGAGAATTAATAGTAAATCTTTCATTTATATATTACCTCACTACTAAATTTCATTGGGATTTTTACTCAAAGTAATATAAAATAGTCACAACCATAACAGCGAACAATAAAACAGTGCCTAAAATATGACTATCTTCTACCAATACTTTTTCGGGTCTTCCCCCTTGTCCTTCTATATGAATTAAATACAAATAGCGAAAAATTCCATACATGACGAGAGGAATGGTCCACATTAGATGAATAGTATGGCCTGATGTAAAGGTAAATAAAGAATAGCTCATAATCGCCGCTGTAGTAACAATACTATTTAATTGATCCAATAATGCAGGAGAATATTGTTCTAATACCTTGCGGTGTTCACCTTTATGATGACTAAGCAAATATAGCTCATGTCTGCGCTTGCTGATGGCTAAAAATAAAGCCAATAGCATGGTGCAAATTAAAAACCAGGGAGTAAAAGAAACATTAATAGCTAATCCTCCCCCTATGGCCCGCAAAACAAACCCAAAAGCAATGACCATAATGTCAATGATCACAATCTGTTTTAACTTCACAGAATATGCTACATTCACCACAAAATATCCGAAAAGTAACAGGCTAAGCCAAGGCTCTGCTATAAATGCAGCTATAAGTGAACCGCATAATAAAACACTAGCAAATACTAATGCACCCAACGGATGTAATCTGCCAGAAGCAATGGGACGATTGCATTTCTCCGGATGTTTGCCATCGGCTTCTCGGTCAATATAATCATTTATAATGTAAACACAGCCTGATGTCGTACAAAACAAAATGAAAGCAACAGCCGATTGTACCAACATATCCACAGATACGGTTTTAATGGAAAAAATCAACGCAGCAAACACTAACAAATTTTTTGTCCACTGTTTCGGACGCAATACCATTAGATAGGGCAAAACCTTGTCCCCAGCTTTATCTTTCTTTATTATTGTCTGCTCTAAAAGGTTCATTTATAAAACGCTCCATCATATATCTTCTCTATAATACCCGGAATCTCCCCTGCCGGATCATTGGACAAGTTACCTGTTACTTTACTTGCCAAATAACTCACATCCGCTTTTGTTAAAGAAAAATCCGTCAAACTAGGATTTATATTTATACTTTGCCTAAATTGGCGATAAACATTCATAAATTCCTTCTTATTAGAGCATCTGGTGCCATGTAATGCTTCTGCAATATGATTGAATTTCTCTTTGGAAATCTCATAGGTCAAATCCAGCCAGCTTTCAAAGAGAGCCATTAATCCGCTGCCATGACTGCTGTTGGTTTTTACACCGATCGGATACTGTAAACGGTGAGGCAGACAAGTGCTGGAGTTAGCTAGATTGAATCCCATCAGCATACTGGCATACATCATATAAGTACGTGCAGTACTATTTTGACCATCTGTTAAGGCCTGAGGCAAATATTGTCCTACCAATTGTATCGCTTGTAGCGAATTGCTGCCAACCAAAGGACTTAGCCCACTTTTTGATATATAGGTCTCTACCCCATGAGCAAATACATCAAAACCTGTCTCTACTGTAGTTTCAGGTGATAATGACATTGTCAATTGTGGGTCAACGATAGCAATGGCAGGAAAGAAGCCTTTATGACGGAAGCTAGTCTTCGTACCAGTGCTCTCGTCGGTTAAAATAGCCGCCCAATTGGTTTCAGATCCTGTACCTGCCGTAGTCGGAATCGCTACAAGAGGAATGTCAACATGAGTAATCGGTAACTGGCCTAATAAATAAGGCTCCACTTTTTCTCCTGTGGATAAACCAAGAAGAATACCTTTCCCAGCATCAATGGCGCTGCCGCCGCCCAGGGCTACTACAACCTCAGGCTGCCAGCCGGCAAATTTTTCAACACAAGCATTGACTTCGCTAGCCAGAGGGTTGGCACTAATTCCTTCATATACCATAGATTCAATGCCCAAAGCAGCAAGACCATCTACTAGCCTCTTGGTGAAACCATATTTATTCATCGCATACTTCCCTGTAACAATCAGAACCTTTTTGCCAAGGGTTTTAATATAATCGGGAGCTTTTTCAAACTCACCACAGCCAAAGAATATTTTAGTTGGCATATAATAAGTAAAATGCACAGCATTCAACTCCTATTTATTTATTAACTCATTCATTACTATACTAAAAATATCGTATAGTGAAAAGCAAAAGTTTCAATTGCATATAAGAAAAAGGCTGACTCGTCCTTAAAACGAATCGAACCACAAAGACGCAAAGGACACAAAGGGTTTATTTATAACTTATATTTTGTGCTCTCCTTTGTGTGCCGCTAGCGGCGGCATTGTGCCTTTGTGGTTCATTATTTTTTACAAAAAACTCTGGTAGAATAGCATACACTATTTTACCAGAGTTTTAGGTGTATTATATATTGGCAAGCAGCTGCTGCAACACTTTGTATTTGGCACCATTATAGATTTGATCGAAATCTACAATATACCACTCACCATTTATTTTTTCCAGGCCCACTGGCTTAACACTCATTTTGACAGTGTTTTGCTCCTGAATTGTTACAACAACAGCTGCGTAATTACTTTCCTGTGCAACTTGCTTAATGGATACAATATTTGTATTCTTAATTTCTTGAATTCCGGATTGTCCCTTCATAAACTTTAACACGGTTTTAGGATCATTCTTAGAAGCATTTGATACATATAAACCAGCTTCTGACATACGGTTATTCTTAGCTGCGTCAAAAAAAGTGGTTACCGTTTCTGTCGTACTCAATCCAGCTACCCGTTTAACTCCTGATGAACCGCCACAACCTGCCACTAGTATCACAAGGATTAACATACTAACAGTCAATAGTACTCTTACATTTTTCTTAAGCATTCCTTATTCTCCTTCTGCATAAACTAACATAAACTAGTTATGTATACTTGCATCTTATCATAAAAATAGATTTTCGTCAGCCATATTACAGCTTCCTTTTTATGGTTTTTTCAAAATGCTATGAAAATCATCTACTGGCAAGAACAAGGATATCTGTGAAAAGTACCAGACTTTGGGCTTATCTGTACCTATGCTCCCTGATGTTACGCAATTCTCTTTCATGACGTTGATTTTCATGTTTCTGCCGTTCACGCCATTGCTTTCTCGTCTCATGGGGTCGACGCTTCATTTCTCGTTCGTGCCGTTCATTCTCAAGACGTTCTTGCCTCTGTCTTTCTCTGTCCCAGCGTTCACGATCATGTCTATCACGCCCTTGATCATGCCTGTCATATCCTAGTTGCATAGGAGTAGGATTATTTTGTAATGGCGAAGCTTCTATTATCGATGCACCAAAACCAACTTGCATGATACCAACCATAGAGTATATGGCTATTTTTTTTACAATTCCTTTCATGAACTCTCCTCCTCGTATGTATCTCTTAATTATTTGTTAGGATATAAAGCAATGCAATTCCTCCGAGTGTCCTCATGACTTCTTCATGATGATCTTTTTCCCTTTCCTGGCGTTCCTTCCATTGCCACTCTTCTTCATGATCACGCCGTTCCATTTCTCTTTCATGGCGCTTTCTTTCTTCCTCTATTTTACGATCCCGCTGATCTCGGTCATTCCAATGCTGCTTATGGCTTCGCTGCTCATGTTTAGGTGATGCTTCAATTACTGACGCCCCTATACCAAGTTGCATAATCCCGATTAGTGAGTAAATGATTCCTTTTTTAACAAAGCTTTTCATGAAAACCCCTCCTTAATTTGATAATCTTATTATAATTTGGAAATGTGACAAAATTATGACTGGTTAGTCATAATTTACATTTTATTTTTTTGCAACAGTATGGATCATAACTTTTTTTCTATTTTGCCTTATTACTGATATTCTCCATTGCTTTCAATCTGACACCTCCTATGTGTAGTTAGCATATAATGTAATAATCAACAACATGATCATAATGGGAGGAATCGTCATGGGCTTTGGATTCAATGGAAATAATAATGGCTGGGGCGGCAGCTGGTTTATCATCATCATCATCATCCTTTTGTTATTTTGGTGCTCATTTGATAATTGGTAATCCTTATTAAATCAATTCCCGAATTACGTCTCTTGCAGCCACGTTTCACCAAGACGTGGTTTATTTTTCGCATAAAAAAAGCACCCTAAGGATGCTTTTTTTATTATAGAATCATTTAGCTGAGTCTAATTTGCATTTCAGAATAATCGTCAAATTGATCGACAAGACCCTCAAGGGCTTTTTCAACATTTGCAAGATTTATGGTTGACGGGTTCTTTGGATTTCCCAGATGAATATCGAATCCAAATACCTGCTTATTATCAGCATGATAGACTTTATTATTATTGATATTAATATTAGATATTACTTTATTTTGAAACAATCTGTGAGCTATTTCTTTAAATAATTCCATATTGGTATTATCAGGATCTTTCGTGACAAGTTCAATCGTGAATATTTTGTATGTTTCATCACATGCAGTACACATTTATTAACACATCCTTACATTCTTTCTTGTATACTTCGCTAAAATAATACATGAATCCTTTAAGATTTCCTATCCATTTCAACAATATGAAAAATGCTGTTGGGTTTTTAAAAAATAAAACCTTTTGAACCGCGAAGACGCGAAGAATATGAAGAGCACGAGGGCCAATATATCCGTCATCTAAATAAATCACTCTTATGTCTCAGGAATCATATTATGTATAAGATACATTTCCATGCTACTCATGTAAGGCAGGAGGCGATACTTATGGATTATCGGGATTGGAAAGACCCTGAAATTGAGGATTGGGAAGAAGACCCTGAATCTCGGGCAAAAACGTATCATTCAACTATTGGAGCTGGGTTTGGCATAGGCTGCAATCCTCGTCATACTTGTTCTCCCAGACTTTGCTGGCCTGGACAAAGCTGCTGGCCACGGCAAGGCTGTTGGCCAGGACAAGGCTGCTGGCCACGGCAAGGCTGCTGGCCACGACAAGGCTGCTGGCCACGACAAGGCTGCTGGCCACGGGAAAGCTGCTGGCCACGAGAAAGCTGCTGGCCGCGAGAAGACTGCTGGCCACGACAAGGCTGCTGGCCACGAGAAGGCTGTTAGCAGCATTAATGATGACACACTAACAAGAGCTAGGAAATTCGTAACCTTACGAACTCCTGGCTCTTGTTTTGTCATGATCAAACTTTATAATACTAGCTTAGCTGAACCCGTGTCCTTATGTTTTGCCACTGTCAGTATGCTATACCAATTGCACTTTGTATTCTCTCAGCCAAGTGTCCACTTGAATCAGATAAGCAAATAACTGAACGTTGGTCATAAGCTGCCCAAACCAAGGTATATTTGATATTTCCGCATTAGGCTGAGCCATTGCACGAACTTTATCCACATCCACAATCCTTCGCAATGGCGAAGAAGTATCATCTAAAATCTGTAGGACCCATTGGCGTACAGCATTCAAATAAGAAGGATTATGTGTTTTTGGATAAGGGCTCTTGCGTCTCCATAAAACATCTTCAGGTAAAATACCTACCAGTGCCTGCCTTAAAAGACCTTTTTCTCTGTCATGGAAATTTTTCATATGCCATGGAACGTTCCATACATATTCAACGAGTCTGTGATCGCAATATGGAACCCGGACTTCCAAGCCGGAGGCCATGCTCATACGATCTTTACGGTCAAGTAATGTAGGCATCCAACGTGTTAGACTTAGGTAAAATATTTCTCGCATACGCGCATCTTTTGCATCCTCACCAGGCAATCGGGGCACTTCAGCTAATGCTTCATGATAGCGTTCCTGTAAATAATCATGAGCCCTTGTTACTGATTGCATTTCAGGAGACAGCCACTGCATACGCACATCTAAATTAGGCGACCATGGAAAGCAGGAGGCATTAATCATATCTTCCCGATAAAACCAAGGATAGCCACCAAATACTTCATCGGCACATTCGCCAGATAAGGCAACCGTAGCACCTTTTTTTATTTCACGGCAAAATAGATATAAAGAGGTATCTACATCAGCCATACCCGGTAAATCCCTTGAAATCGTAGCCTGGAGCAGACTCCCTGCTAATTCAGGCGTATCCAGTATAATATTATGATGACGAGTATCAAAGAATTCGGAAACACGCTGTACCCAAGGAGCATCCGCATTAGGCTGGAAACTGTTTGCTTTAAAATATTGCGCATTATCAAGATAGTCGACAGAATAGGTATGAATATCCCCTAGTCCTTTCTGGCGATATGTATTGCATGCCAGCGCTGTTAATGCACTAGAATCAAGTCCGCCTGACAGTAAGGTACAAACGGGAACATCAGCAACTAATTGACGTTTTACAATATCCTGCATCAACTCTCGTACGGTGCCGGCAGTGGTATCAAAATCATCTGGATGAGGCATACTTTCCAACGCCCAGTATTGACAAAGATACATGCCCTTTTCGCTATACAGCATACTGTGTCCGGGTCGCAGTTCTGCTATATTACGAAATACACCATGCCCTGGTGTTCGGGCAGGTCCGATAATAAGTACTTCTGCCAAGCCTTCGCTATCGATTTCAGGTTTAACCTCTGGATGGGCCAACAATGCCTTTAGTTCTGAACCAAAAATAAATTTACTGCCTTGTCTCGTATAAAATAAAGGTTTGACACCGATACGGTCGCGAGCAAGAAATAAAGTCTGCTCCGCTTCATCCCAGATACCAAAAGCAAAAATACCGTTAAATTTTTCTACACAAGAAGGACCCCATTCTATATATGCCGTCAACAAGACTTCCGTATCACAATTGGTACGAAAGATATATCCTAGAGATTCTAAAGCTTGCCTTAATTCAGGCGTATTATACAATTCTCCATTATACGTTATTGCATAGCGTCGCTGCCCTCTATCTCGAATCATGGGCTGTGCTCCATTTTCTGGATCGACTACACTAAGACGCCGATGCCCAAATGCTGCATGTTTTGTTAAATACATACCTGATGCATCAG
Proteins encoded in this window:
- a CDS encoding glycerophosphodiester phosphodiesterase family protein, which translates into the protein MLIYAHRGARSYAPENTMSAFRQAIICKADGIELDVQATKDHQLVICHDHTIDRTSNGSGWIKDLTLAQLKSFDFGSWFAPSFANEAILTFQEFFAWYVTTPLLLNIEIKNGPVIYKGIEEQLINIMKANKNTPQDFDLYNRIIISSFYHPSLVKINK
- a CDS encoding glycerophosphodiester phosphodiesterase, producing MQQTNADYLHPHWHYLEENWIEAAHEAGIGVNSYTINTQEEFDFSCANHIDGLFSDFPDRWS
- a CDS encoding TOBE domain-containing protein, whose product is MILKFKLVGQCLTEEEVYLGLRPENLSLLAEKNESAIAGIVALIENIGSEAIVHLLVGQDKAAIKIPVPKILPQLGQTVFVTPARGILHIFAKETGQCLLTLERGL
- a CDS encoding DUF4127 family protein, producing MNNKKGIVTAIFLLLFFIHVPGYAQTLMYVPFDNRPVSYEYVVDTVKKGGFDILVPPEDSLAARTRSANPDQLWEWVFAHAKEADGVVVSADALIYGGLVASRTHEISEEVLLERVANFQKLKELNPSVRLYVFSTIMRSPHASSGGVEPAYYETYGPAIFRIHALQDKSEMEKLSKKEKKELETLNAQVPKDIMEDWVNRREKNFKANLQLVSAAKQNIFNYLLIGRDDCSPLSRSHQESRWLGKETADLSASKYSSFPGADQLGMLMLTRAVNDLTFTIPSVSVIYTQGVGNKTIPSYEDTPVGKNVRDHLFAAGFVPLLSDKVADMILAVNTPVDGWTREAGMESNKTKASKGTLAFVKQIESYLEAGRKVAVADISFANGSDNAFMKEMTDSKLASQLESYSGWNTASNTIGYTIGQAAFAQRMAAGDKNNLIAVRLLDDWAYQANVRSDLMNEVLIPQGINNVQLNEMRPTLTQDAAKRMQNFAQQNLSEFPLEKIEVSFPWNRMFEVDVKAQ
- a CDS encoding divergent PAP2 family protein: MDYKYAVIPVIAWFAAGTVKFIINYIHFRKEAVTLIGNGGFPSTHTTVISSTVFFIGLSEGINQPIFSLGVAVLMITMFDAMGIRRALGKQAVMINQHIVPHQNAKPLRERQGHTFIEVLGGLVVGFVLAFLFHRV
- a CDS encoding SMR family transporter, whose product is MKDLLLILISVTIGAVGQIAFKLGAMQMVQNPGVTIIEKIKWPIVLGLFLYCISTILWIMALKKVELSYAYPMVSLGYILVFIASYFIFHEPINWLRMGGMLFIIAGITLVARS
- a CDS encoding decaprenyl-phosphate phosphoribosyltransferase, giving the protein MNLLEQTIIKKDKAGDKVLPYLMVLRPKQWTKNLLVFAALIFSIKTVSVDMLVQSAVAFILFCTTSGCVYIINDYIDREADGKHPEKCNRPIASGRLHPLGALVFASVLLCGSLIAAFIAEPWLSLLLFGYFVVNVAYSVKLKQIVIIDIMVIAFGFVLRAIGGGLAINVSFTPWFLICTMLLALFLAISKRRHELYLLSHHKGEHRKVLEQYSPALLDQLNSIVTTAAIMSYSLFTFTSGHTIHLMWTIPLVMYGIFRYLYLIHIEGQGGRPEKVLVEDSHILGTVLLFAVMVVTILYYFE
- a CDS encoding iron-containing alcohol dehydrogenase; the protein is MPTKIFFGCGEFEKAPDYIKTLGKKVLIVTGKYAMNKYGFTKRLVDGLAALGIESMVYEGISANPLASEVNACVEKFAGWQPEVVVALGGGSAIDAGKGILLGLSTGEKVEPYLLGQLPITHVDIPLVAIPTTAGTGSETNWAAILTDESTGTKTSFRHKGFFPAIAIVDPQLTMSLSPETTVETGFDVFAHGVETYISKSGLSPLVGSNSLQAIQLVGQYLPQALTDGQNSTARTYMMYASMLMGFNLANSSTCLPHRLQYPIGVKTNSSHGSGLMALFESWLDLTYEISKEKFNHIAEALHGTRCSNKKEFMNVYRQFRQSININPSLTDFSLTKADVSYLASKVTGNLSNDPAGEIPGIIEKIYDGAFYK
- the asnB gene encoding asparagine synthase (glutamine-hydrolyzing) translates to MCGIVGWIDWERNLENEGHIMANMMETLAARGPDASGMYLTKHAAFGHRRLSVVDPENGAQPMIRDRGQRRYAITYNGELYNTPELRQALESLGYIFRTNCDTEVLLTAYIEWGPSCVEKFNGIFAFGIWDEAEQTLFLARDRIGVKPLFYTRQGSKFIFGSELKALLAHPEVKPEIDSEGLAEVLIIGPARTPGHGVFRNIAELRPGHSMLYSEKGMYLCQYWALESMPHPDDFDTTAGTVRELMQDIVKRQLVADVPVCTLLSGGLDSSALTALACNTYRQKGLGDIHTYSVDYLDNAQYFKANSFQPNADAPWVQRVSEFFDTRHHNIILDTPELAGSLLQATISRDLPGMADVDTSLYLFCREIKKGATVALSGECADEVFGGYPWFYREDMINASCFPWSPNLDVRMQWLSPEMQSVTRAHDYLQERYHEALAEVPRLPGEDAKDARMREIFYLSLTRWMPTLLDRKDRMSMASGLEVRVPYCDHRLVEYVWNVPWHMKNFHDREKGLLRQALVGILPEDVLWRRKSPYPKTHNPSYLNAVRQWVLQILDDTSSPLRRIVDVDKVRAMAQPNAEISNIPWFGQLMTNVQLFAYLIQVDTWLREYKVQLV